The following is a genomic window from Niabella soli DSM 19437.
CATACATCCAGCTCCGTCCAGTTGCTGATAGGGAATACGCGAACGTTCTCGCCTTTATGAATGCGGCCATTATAAATATTCCATAATTCAGGGCGTTGCAATTTGGGCTCCCACTGACCAAATTCGTCTCTCACCGAAAAGATACGTTCCTTGGCCCTTGCTTTTTCCTCATCGCGCCGGGCACCGCCAATGCAAGCATCAAATTTAAATTCCTCAATGGTATCCAGCAGGGTATGGATCTGCAGCCAGTTGCGGCTGGCAAATTTCCCCTTGGGCTCGGTCAGATGTTTTTGTTTAATGGTATCTTCTACCTTACGCACGATCAATTCCGCGCCCACTTCTTTTGCCAGTGCATCGCGGAAGGCCAACGCTTCCGGGAAATTGTGCCCCGTATCAATATGCACCAACGGAAAAGGAAGTTTACCGGGTGCAAAGGCCTTTTTGGCCAGTTGAACCAGGGTAATGGAATCCTTACCGCCGCTAAATAATAATGCCGGTTTTTCAAATTGTGCAGCTACTTCTCTGAAAATGTAAATACTTTCAGCTTCCAATTGCTCTAAATAGTCCAGTTTATACTCACCCATACAATATCTTCTTTATACAGATCCGCTGTGCGGATTCTTTTCAAAATTTTTTTGTTGTTTTCGCGGTTAGCGGTTTTTACCGTTCAATTTATTGGTGCACGTGGAGCCCGCATTCTTTGTGCGATACTTCCCACCACCACCTTCCGGCCCTGGGGTCTTCACCCCGCTCAATAGCCCGGGTGCAGGGGGCACAACCAATGCTGATAAAGCCTTTATCATGCAAAGGATTATACGGAATGTTTTTCTCTTTGATATAATCGATCATCTGCTCATAGCTCCAATGGATCAGCGGGTTGAATTTGTATAGCTTACGGTCTTCATCCCACTCGATCATTTTCATCTCCTTCCGGTTGTCCGACTGTTCGCTGCGCAGGCCGGTGATCCACACCTTGGCGCCCTGCAGTGCACGGTTCAGGGGTTTTACTTTCCGGATAAAACAGCATTGCTTGCGGTTTTCAACGGATTCATAAAAACCATTAACGCCTTTTTCTTTTACATAAGCCTCCACATCGGCAGCTTCAGGAAAATACACCTCGATGTTTGTTCTGTACCGGGCATTGGTTTTTTCCAACAGATCATAATGCTCGTAAAACAACCGTCCGGTATCCAGTGTAAAGATCCGCACCGGTAATTTGTTGGTGGCAATAACTTCCGTGAGCACCTGGTCTTCCTGGCCCAGCGAGGAGGAAAGTACGGTTTCGCCGGGGAACTGATCTGTAACCCGTTTCAGCGCGTCCGCCAACGGAGCATTTTCTATTTCCTGTATTTGTGCTGCTGTAAACACGTTTGCCATTTATGGTTTATCATTTATGGTTTATAGTCGCGTTGAACTATAAACCATAAACAATAAATGAAAAATTAAATATTCGGTTGAGGCGTATAACGCAGGTAAGGTTTTACCTCTTTTACACCCTTAGGGAATTTTTTAATAGCATCTTCCGTGCTGATGGAAGGAACGATGATCACATCTTCACCTTGCTTCCAGTCTGCCGGTGTAGCCACACTGTGGTTGGCAGTCAACTGTAAAGAATCGATCACACGCAGTACTTCCTGGAAATTTCTTCCGGTAGAAGCAGGGTAGGTGATGATCAGTTTTACTTTTTTATCGGGCCCGATGATGAACAGGGAACGCACGGTTGCTTTCTCTGAAGCATTGGGGTGGATCATGTCATAAAGTGTGGCAATATTGCGATCGGGGTCTGCCAGGATGGGGAAATCTACGGAACAATTGTTGGTTTCATTGATATCGTTTCTCCAGCCCAGATGTGAATCCAGCGGATCAACGCTTACGGCTAACGCCTTCACGTTTCTTTTTTCAAATTCGCTTTTCAGTAAAGCTGTTTTCCCTAATTCTGTTGTACAAACCGGGGTGTAATCTGCGGGGTGTGAAAAAAGAACGCCCCAGGAATTGCCCAGGTAATCATGAAAAGAAATTTCTCCTTCTGTGGACTGCGCTTTGAAGTCGGGCGCAATGTCTCCTAATCTTAATGACATAATACAAACTATTTTTTGAGTTATTAAATAACTATTTTATAAAACCTACCAACTAAGTAGACTAATAGGATAAAAAAATAGAGGACCGCAAGGTAGGAATTTTTTTTTAACCGGACGGCGAAAAAATTGGTTTTAATTTTTTTTTACATAAAAAACGGACAACTGTTGTTAGTGAGCCAGGCTCTTTAGGATGTAGTGTTATATTAGGGGAGCAGCAGCGGAGCGGGTTTTATTAATCCTGGAGGTCTTTCAGCGTGCGGTTTTCCAGCACCTGCAACGTAGCGTCCCGCACCTGTTTCATAACGTCATTGAGCCCGCAGTGTTTTTCATCGCAATTTTTACAGCGTTCATAAAAATACAGGCTTACGCAGGGGAGCATGGAAATAGGCCCGTCGATCAACCGGATAATGGTTGCCATTTTAACATCGGCCGGATTTTTTTTGAAAAAATAACCGCCGCCTTTACCTTTTTTGCTTTCCAGGATATCTGCTTTTTTAAGCTCCAGCAGGATGTTTTCCAGAAACTTAAGAGGAATGCGTTTCTTTTTTGCGATCTCGGAGATCAGCACGGGGCCATCCTGTTGCTTATCAGCCAGATAGCTAAGCGCTTTAAAAGCGTATTGCGATTTTTTTGTGAGCATATAGTAATAACAAATGTTAGGTCATAAAGTTAAGAAACTCTTGGTTCAAAAATGAACCCGTACACCCATTAACTGTCTTTTTCTATTTATAAATCTGCGAATTTATTTCAGCCGGTGACGCTGATTCTGTAAAACATTTTGGAGGGTCCAGGGGATCTGTTTTTCGAAAGGCATTTGCCTTTCAGGGCAATCTTCTTTGGAACAAAGCACACATTGAAAGGACCTGCAGCCGTCTGAATGAACGAAGAATTCAACCGCTTCGCCATATTTATTGCGGATCAGCGCCGTCAGCTTATCAATTTCCTGGTGGGCCTGGAGCACATTCAGGTACCAGGGCACGGTAAGATGACAATCAATATGCAATACACTGCCATACTTTATAACACGGAAATTGTGCAGGTCGACCCAGTTTTGACTGCGGTGCTCGTTTATATAGTGGATCATTTCCCCGAGCAATTGCTCATCTGCTTCGTCCATAATGCCGGCCACCGACCGGCGTAATATGGTATAGGAAGTGTATAGGATAAAGGCTGCAAGTAAGATGGCCACAACCGAGTCGATCCAGTGCAGCCCTGTAAAATACACCAGCGCCAGTCCTATGATAATGGTAATTGTGGACCAGGTATCGGTTTGCAGGTGTTTGCCACTTACCTCCAGCGCCAGGGAATGATTCTTTTTTCCTATTTTGATGCAAACGCCTCCCAGGGCGTAATTCGCAATTGCGGTGACGGCAATAAGCAGCATTCCGATGTCCAGCCGGTTCAACATAACGGGATGAATCAACTGGTCGATTGCCTTGTATAAAATGACCAGGCCCGCAATGCCGATCATGGTGCCTTCAACAGCGGCAGATAAAAACTCAGCTTTGCCATGCCCATAAGGATGATTTTCATCGCGTGGCTGCGCCGCCAGGTAAAGGCTGTACAGCCCAATGAAGCCCGCGGCCACATTGGCAATGCTTTCCAGCGCATCGGTCAGTATTGCAACGGAGTACGTAAAGAAATATGCGATGAATTTTATGATCAGTAATAACAGCGATACTGCTACCACCCACTTTTGAATTTTGATATTTTGTCTGGATTCCGTGGTTGTCATGATGAATAAAAAAGGGTTTCAGGAAGGTTAGGATTTTCCGGAGTTCAGGCGTTTCTGTTTTATCTTACTCAAGAGCTTTCGCCTGAGGCGGTTGTAGAATTCCTTATTAAAAAGATTGGAATCGTGCATGGCTTTATACGTAAGAAAGACGCCGATTGGAGCAAGGATGAAAGTGGAAAGCCACAATCCTGAAAAAGCGCTGAGGCTGCCTTCTTTCGCCATTTTTTCACCCGTGTTGGAAGAAAAATAAAACACCAGAAAAAATACGATCGCAAAGATCATGGGCGTTCCCAGCCCACCCTTACGGATAATAGAGCCCAGGGGGGCGCCAATCATAAACATCAGGAAGCAGGCCAGTGCCAGCACGATCTTTTTATGCCATTCTATTTTATAGCGCCGGATATTTTTCTCCTGTTCCTGTATGCTGCTGAGGTTAATGCTGGCATTATCTTTTGCCGCATTAATATTTCCAAGCGCCCGTTCTCCCAGGTTGCTTTGCACACTGTCTGGCAAAAATGCCGTGAGGGTTTGAGCTTCCTGTTTTTTCTTTCGCAGCGCCGCGCTGTCGGTTTTGACCGTGTTGCGGGCAACAGAATCGAGTGGGACGACTGGTATCGCGGGTTTTGCCCGCACAACCGAATCGCTCTTCTTTTGGATACTGTCTGCCCGTGCGGCTCTTTTTTTCCTCTTTTTTATTTTTTTTGCGGCAGCGGAAAGTGCTGCTGTTGCCGAATCTTTTTTATGTAAAACGGAGTCTTTTTTTATGGGTTTTGCTGCTACAGCAACCGCTTTTCCTGTTACCGAATCCAGGCCTCTGAAAGCTTCATTGTTCTTTTTAAAATTGAGCACGGAATCCGGAATGGTGACTCCTTTTACCACGCTATCCTTATACTGTAATAAACTGAAGTTGGCCATCATATTGGATCGGTAGCGGCCAATTTCCGCATCTGCAACTCTCGTCATGGAATCGATCGAAAGATTCAGTTGCCGCATATTCAATACCCGTTCATTATTGCGGTTATTGCTGTCACTGGACGATTTAAAGTTAAAAGAACTGATGTCCAGTTGCATTTTATATTGCTGAAAACCGAGG
Proteins encoded in this region:
- a CDS encoding LptF/LptG family permease, producing the protein MKKLDKLIIKSFIGPFVATFFITLFVLVMQFFWLWIDDFVGKGLDAFTILKFIWYQSAVLIPLALPLAVLLSSLMTFGNLGESFELVAVKSSGISLLRFMRPLVFVSLFISFCAFLFANYIIPVAQLKSRTMLSDIVLAKPAFDIKEGVFYDKLDRFAIKIGKKEKDDSTIRDVIVFENNAYGALQDNFVIAKSGTMRPSPDKRFLDIVFKDGWRYQERGNRSDSATEYVRLGFQQYKMQLDISSFNFKSSSDSNNRNNERVLNMRQLNLSIDSMTRVADAEIGRYRSNMMANFSLLQYKDSVVKGVTIPDSVLNFKKNNEAFRGLDSVTGKAVAVAAKPIKKDSVLHKKDSATAALSAAAKKIKKRKKRAARADSIQKKSDSVVRAKPAIPVVPLDSVARNTVKTDSAALRKKKQEAQTLTAFLPDSVQSNLGERALGNINAAKDNASINLSSIQEQEKNIRRYKIEWHKKIVLALACFLMFMIGAPLGSIIRKGGLGTPMIFAIVFFLVFYFSSNTGEKMAKEGSLSAFSGLWLSTFILAPIGVFLTYKAMHDSNLFNKEFYNRLRRKLLSKIKQKRLNSGKS
- the cysD gene encoding sulfate adenylyltransferase subunit CysD, with product MGEYKLDYLEQLEAESIYIFREVAAQFEKPALLFSGGKDSITLVQLAKKAFAPGKLPFPLVHIDTGHNFPEALAFRDALAKEVGAELIVRKVEDTIKQKHLTEPKGKFASRNWLQIHTLLDTIEEFKFDACIGGARRDEEKARAKERIFSVRDEFGQWEPKLQRPELWNIYNGRIHKGENVRVFPISNWTELDVWSYIKKEGIGLPSIYFAHDREVIQHEGQLIAVSDYITIDDTDVIATKKVRYRTVGDMTCTAAVESNASTLDEVVNEIMATRISERGETRIDDRVTEAAMEDRKKGGYF
- a CDS encoding phosphoadenylyl-sulfate reductase, with translation MANVFTAAQIQEIENAPLADALKRVTDQFPGETVLSSSLGQEDQVLTEVIATNKLPVRIFTLDTGRLFYEHYDLLEKTNARYRTNIEVYFPEAADVEAYVKEKGVNGFYESVENRKQCCFIRKVKPLNRALQGAKVWITGLRSEQSDNRKEMKMIEWDEDRKLYKFNPLIHWSYEQMIDYIKEKNIPYNPLHDKGFISIGCAPCTRAIERGEDPRAGRWWWEVSHKECGLHVHQ
- a CDS encoding RrF2 family transcriptional regulator, yielding MLTKKSQYAFKALSYLADKQQDGPVLISEIAKKKRIPLKFLENILLELKKADILESKKGKGGGYFFKKNPADVKMATIIRLIDGPISMLPCVSLYFYERCKNCDEKHCGLNDVMKQVRDATLQVLENRTLKDLQD
- a CDS encoding peroxiredoxin gives rise to the protein MSLRLGDIAPDFKAQSTEGEISFHDYLGNSWGVLFSHPADYTPVCTTELGKTALLKSEFEKRNVKALAVSVDPLDSHLGWRNDINETNNCSVDFPILADPDRNIATLYDMIHPNASEKATVRSLFIIGPDKKVKLIITYPASTGRNFQEVLRVIDSLQLTANHSVATPADWKQGEDVIIVPSISTEDAIKKFPKGVKEVKPYLRYTPQPNI
- a CDS encoding cation diffusion facilitator family transporter, with amino-acid sequence MTTTESRQNIKIQKWVVAVSLLLLIIKFIAYFFTYSVAILTDALESIANVAAGFIGLYSLYLAAQPRDENHPYGHGKAEFLSAAVEGTMIGIAGLVILYKAIDQLIHPVMLNRLDIGMLLIAVTAIANYALGGVCIKIGKKNHSLALEVSGKHLQTDTWSTITIIIGLALVYFTGLHWIDSVVAILLAAFILYTSYTILRRSVAGIMDEADEQLLGEMIHYINEHRSQNWVDLHNFRVIKYGSVLHIDCHLTVPWYLNVLQAHQEIDKLTALIRNKYGEAVEFFVHSDGCRSFQCVLCSKEDCPERQMPFEKQIPWTLQNVLQNQRHRLK